The Lysobacter panacisoli genome includes a window with the following:
- a CDS encoding DUF2092 domain-containing protein translates to MQPEAVAALEKMGRYLRTLKNFTVHGDSTIDVVTEDGQKLEFPGTIDYKVRAPNGLHLEMKTDRKQREIFYDGKTLTVYGPKNKLYASTDAPPTISALLAAIDDKYGIELPLADLFLWGTDRAPSSALTSAVFVGPARIGGSVTEQYAFRQEGVDWQVWIEAGEKPLPRRLVITTTDDPAHPQYASTLTWNTSAALKDAAFTFMPPKDAQRIKLVEVDVAAAQEASP, encoded by the coding sequence GTGCAGCCCGAAGCAGTCGCCGCGCTGGAGAAGATGGGACGCTACCTGCGCACACTGAAGAATTTCACCGTGCATGGCGATTCCACCATCGACGTGGTGACGGAAGACGGGCAGAAGCTGGAGTTCCCGGGAACGATCGACTACAAGGTGCGCGCGCCCAACGGCCTGCATCTCGAGATGAAGACCGATCGCAAGCAGCGCGAGATCTTCTACGACGGCAAGACGCTCACCGTCTACGGTCCGAAGAACAAGCTCTACGCGAGCACCGACGCCCCGCCCACCATCAGCGCGCTGCTTGCTGCGATCGACGACAAGTACGGCATCGAATTGCCGCTGGCAGACCTGTTCCTGTGGGGCACCGATCGTGCGCCGTCCTCGGCATTGACGTCGGCGGTGTTCGTCGGACCCGCACGCATCGGAGGCAGCGTCACCGAGCAGTACGCATTCCGCCAGGAAGGCGTGGACTGGCAGGTGTGGATCGAGGCCGGCGAGAAGCCGCTGCCGCGCCGCCTGGTGATCACGACCACCGACGATCCCGCGCACCCGCAGTACGCCAGCACGCTCACCTGGAACACCAGCGCCGCGCTGAAGGACGCCGCCTTCACGTTCATGCCACCAAAGGACGCGCAACGCATCAAGCTGGTCGAAGTGGATGTCGCCGCTGCACAGGAGGCTTCGCCATGA